The following are encoded in a window of Dioscorea cayenensis subsp. rotundata cultivar TDr96_F1 chromosome 16, TDr96_F1_v2_PseudoChromosome.rev07_lg8_w22 25.fasta, whole genome shotgun sequence genomic DNA:
- the LOC120278686 gene encoding aspartic proteinase CDR1-like encodes MHRDSPLSPHYQPSVTSEYRVKDMIERSISRARYISSIISSTSYSDNDNDGYSGGGGGVYTSIASSSSSSSSSSSAPSPAPLNINSKMLPSNGDYITQLEIGTPPVKVVTLVDTGSDLVWVQCKPCDQCYNQDDPIFDPSKSSTFKGSVSCKDDICLAIRTSECINNQCNYMYEYADGSLTSGNLSRDTFTFSSGSDDKQQGNTSSSIPGIVFGCSHNSNDTDFTYSTLNLGDNALVNDPGFITISMGRRALTYYTVKLKSIAVGKDTIPNDPFDTNILVDLGTAISFIPDIMLSKLIDDLSKMVNLTRTNDPHNYLPLCYSHSVKDPPYPFPDITFTFYKRPHDTDGESIVLTPMQAFFHVSDTVLCLAMHGKKLVGISVLGNIAQLNMHVGYDLHNNVLSMATVNCSKF; translated from the exons ATGCACAGAGACTCACCTCTTTCCCCACACTACCAACCGTCTGTGACGTCCGAATATCGCGTCAAGGACATGATTGAGCGTTCCATATCTCGAGCTCGTTACATCTCATCCATCATCTCCAGCACTAGTTATAGCgataatgataatgatggttatagcggtggtggtggtggtgtatATACTAgcattgcttcttcttcatcatcatcatcatcatcatcatcagcaccATCACCAGCACCCTTAAATATAAactcaaaaatgctcccaagCAATGGCGACTATATCACGCAGTTGGAGATCGGCACACCACCAGTCAAGGTTGTGACCCTCGTCGACACTGGCAGTGACCTGGTATGGGTCCAGTGCAAACCTTGCGACCAGTGCTATAATCAAGATGATCCCATCTTCGATCCCAGCAAATCATCCACCTTCAAAGGCTCAGTTTCATGCAAAGATGACATTTGTCTTGCAATCCGAACCTCAGAGTGCATCAATAACCAGTGCAactacatgtatgaatacgctgACGGTTCTTTAACGAGTGGGAACCTCTCTAGGGACACATTCACCTTCTCTTCCGGCTCAGACGATAAACAGCAGGGGAACACCTCCTCCTCCATCCCCGGAATAGTCTTCGGCTGTTCTCATAACAGCAATG ACACCGACTTCACCTATTCAACTCTCAACTTGGGCGATAACGCACTTGTCAATGACCCTGGCTTTATCACCATTTCCATGGGCCGCCGTGCTCTTACCTACTACACTGTCAAGCTGAAGTCCATCGCTGTAGGGAAAGATACCATTCCAAATGATCCTTTTGATACAAATATCCTAGTCGACTTGGGCACGGCCATCAGCTTCATACCAGACATCATGTTGAGCAAATTGATCGATGACCTGTCCAAAATGGTCAATCTCACCCGAACTAATGATCCTCATAATTACTTGCCACTTTGTTATTCCCACTCTGTCAAAGACCCACCCTATCCCTTCCCGGACATCACTTTCACCTTCTATAAGCGGCCCCATGATACTGATGGGGAATCGATCGTGCTGACTCCCATGCAGGCGTTCTTCCACGTCTCCGATACTGTACTATGCTTGGCCATGCATGGCAAGAAACTGGTGGGCATTTCCGTTCTCGGTAATATAGCGCAGCTGAACATGCACGTTGGTTATGATCTCCACAATAACGTGCTTTCCATGGCTACTGTGAATTGTTCCAAATTCTAG